A DNA window from Trypanosoma brucei brucei TREU927 chromosome 10, whole genome shotgun sequence contains the following coding sequences:
- a CDS encoding expression site-associated gene 3 (ESAG3)-like protein, translating into MAKGGKRVVARKKGGRLYLIVIALLIVVGVMATMDIRSSHTETGHGLRKENFHSNYAPRVSYVVVQTRRSPGWCRMLLSSILTNVSVTTVGMGAVYIHAWRWTWIYNYMLRERMHEDDVIVIFDGGDTFFTETHLREDAMKYFLATTPSTPEKFNETEILQGAMTPPMLFTAEKGCYAPQMYIMTGVDPSKIPQRERCLNVYEEAFEASTLAGTQAILRKHESGRWHLNGGGVIARVWALREALDVFFALKRQSYKWWCDQSMWSLILAWSVSRPKHVKPVLLLRRGIMSLDYETRYFHYPHTTPIRTGVILHFPMPIVLWKNKMAKYVGETTWFRALRDSEGRQKTVADYLKTVYVDIRFVFGFKKWRKFSSVCSISDVVNPNWLSGVLRK; encoded by the coding sequence ATGgcgaagggagggaaaagggtaGTTGCTcgtaaaaagggagggagatTATATTTAATAGTGATTGCGCTGCTGATAGTGGTCGGGGTTATGGCGACAATGGATATAAGAAGTAGCCATACGGAAACCGGTCACGGgttgagaaaagaaaatttccACAGTAATTATGCACCAAGGGTTAGTTATGTTGTGGTGCAAACGAGACGCTCCCCAGGGTGGTGTAGAATGCTCTTAAGCTCTATACTCACCAACGTAAGCGTCACAACAGTTGGAATGGGCGCAGTGTACATTCATGCGTGGAGATGGACCTggatatataattatatgcTACGGGAGAGGATGCATGAAGACGATGTGATTGTGATATTCGATGGGGGAGACACTTTTTTCACAGAAACACATTTAAGAGAAGATGCCATGAAGTATTTTCTGGCAACAACGCCTAGCACGCCTGAAAAGTTCAATGAAACAGAAATCTTACAGGGAGCTATGACACCTCCAATGCTCTTCACGGCAGAAAAAGGCTGCTACGCGCCGCAAATGTATATCATGACGGGTGTCGATCCCAGTAAAATACCTCAACGGGAAAGATGTTTAAATGTGTATGAAGAGGCATTTGAGGCGTCTACTCTGGCAGGGACGCAGGCTATTTTGCGGAAGCAcgaatctggaaggtggcATCTCAATGGCGGAGGAGTAATTGCAAGAGTGTGGGCTCTGAGAGAGGCCCTAGATGTTTTCTTCGCGCTCAAAAGGCAGAGTTACAAATGGTGGTGTGATCAAAGTATGTGGTCATTGATTTTAGCGTGGAGTGTCAGCAGACCAAAGCACGTGAAACCGGTGTTGCTTCTGAGAAGGGGAATTATGAGCCTTGACTACGAAACTCGGTATTTTCATTATCCTCATACAACGCCGATTAGGACAGGAGTGATCCTACATTTTCCAATGCCGATCGTTttgtggaaaaacaaaatggcaAAATACGTTGGTGAGACGACATGGTTTAGGGCTTTGCGAGATTCCGAAGGAAGACAGAAGACAGTGGCAGATTACTTAAAGACCGTTTATGTGGATATTCGCTTCGTCTTTGGGTTCAAAAAGTGGAGGAAGTTTAGCAGCGTGTGCAGCATAAGCGATGTTGTGAACCCAAACTGGCTAAGTGGTGTGTTGAGAAAGTAA
- a CDS encoding phosphoribosylpyrophosphate synthetase, putative (similar to Ribose-phosphate pyrophosphokinase (EC 2.7.6.1) (RPPK) (Phosphoribosylpyrophosphate synthetase) (P-Rib-PP synthetase) (PRPP synthetase). (Swiss-Prot:P42816) (Bacillus caldolyticus)), with translation MSSSTCAFSANLSANRNGNLRVVHGRSNPKLAEGICKALGIPITGCRVGAFANGEINLQVVESIRGDDMFIIQPTCGNGNINVNQAVMELLLMIHTLKLSSARRVIAVIPHYGYARQDRKQSARVPISASAVARMITELGVNGVVTMDLHCGPIQGFFHGCPVADLSATSEFAAYGKSKMFDTKELAIVAPDAGAVNRARRMGDRLGARRIVTILKRRVEANEVDSMQLVGEVKGCTCIIVDDMIDTAGTLCKAAQVLKEHGAKEVHAWATHGILTDPACERINDCPALVEVVVTDSLPQDESLQKCSKLKIISIAKLLAEAIQRIHCEESLERVGDMSAPTPHDQDLISVDALVEDSDWSAALQPHIIKRATGATP, from the coding sequence ATGTCTTCTTCAACGTGTGCCTTCAGTGCTAATCTGAGCGCTAACCGGAACGGAAATCTGCGCGTAGTCCACGGCCGCAGCAATCCGAAGCTTGCCGAAGGCATTTGCAAGGCTTTAGGTATCCCGATCACAGGTTGCCGCGTTGGCGCTTTCGCCAATGGCGAGATTAACTTGCAGGTCGTTGAGTCTATTCGCGGAGATGATATGTTTATAATTCAACCGACATGCGGAAATGGCAATATTAATGTGAACCAGGCGGTGATGGAGCTCCTACTCATGATCCACACACTGAAACTCAGTTCGGCCAGGCGAGTTATTGCCGTTATCCCCCACTATGGCTACGCGCGGCAAGACCGCAAACAGAGCGCTCGCGTTCCGATCAGTGCTTCTGCAGTTGCACGCATGATCACTGAACTCGGTGTTAATGGTGTTGTCACAATGGATCTTCACTGTGGACCAATTCAGGGCTTTTTCCATGGCTGCCCTGTCGCCGACCTCAGTGCAACTTCTGAGTTCGCCGCGTACGGTAAAAGCAAAATGTTTGATACAAAGGAGCTCGCCATTGTCGCTCCTGATGCCGGTGCCGTAAACCGAGCGCGACGCATGGGTGACCGCCTCGGCGCTCGCCGCATCGTAACAATCTTGAAGCGGCGAGTGGAGGCAAACGAGGTGGACAGCATGCAACTTGTCGGTGAGGTGAAGGGATGTACATGCATCATCGTGGATGACATGATCGACACCGCTGGCACACTTTGTAAGGCGGCACAGGTGCTGAAGGAACATGGTGCGAAAGAGGTTCACGCGTGGGCTACGCACGGTATTTTGACGGACCCCGCATGTGAGCGCATTAATGACTGCCCCGCACTCGTGGAAGTGGTGGTGACGGACAGTCTCCCACAGGATGAATCCCTACAGAAGTGTTCAAAGCTGAAAATCATTTCCATTGCCAAGCTTTTGGCAGAGGCAATTCAACGCATCCACTGCGAAGAGAGTCTCGAGCGCGTGGGTGACATGTCAGCACCAACGCCACATGACCAGGACCTTATCTCCGTGGATGCATTGGTTGAGGATAGTGATTGGTCAGCCGCTTTGCAACCTCACATAATTAAGCGAGCAACCGGTGCCACTccataa
- a CDS encoding NADH dehydrogenase: MICRTSFLRKPKVVVVGTGWAGCYFVRDTKPQLAELHVLSTRNHHVLTPLLPQTTTGTLEFRSICEPITRIQPALAHLPNRFSRCFVYDINFEQKRVDCISVDNTSVGPHALVNTFDVQYDKLVLAHGAQPNTFNVPGAVERACFLREVNEARTIRKRLVQNIMTANLPVTSVEEKKRLLHTVVVGGGPTGVEFSADLAEFLRDDVKNINPELVQFCKVTVLEAGEVFSTFDLRVREWGKRRLDALGVRIVKGNVVAVQEKEVITKSGEVFSTGLVVWSTGVGPSPLTKELKVDRTRQGRISVDEHLRVLRDGVPIPDVYAIGDCATNESNPLPTLAAVASRQGVYLAKKINAELAGKPFATPFKYESLGSMVSLGTSSAVVELNGPRKLDFVGLKALFFWRSAYLSIVGSWRNRLYVIVNWLGSAIFGRDLTLINDYNDERTWLSLASEGAAREKVSRMNKVKTDGDGSNGNETTARSKVDLPATKKQNE, encoded by the coding sequence atgaTATGCCGCACATCTTTTCTGCGTAAACCCAAGGtagttgttgttggcacGGGATGGGCGGGCTGCTACTTTGTGAGAGACACAAAACCACAATTAGCAGAACTCCACGTTTTGTCCACACGTAACCATCACGTACTGACACCCCTTCTCCCGCAAACAACCACCGGTACGCTGGAGTTCCGCTCTATATGTGAGCCCATCACTCGCATTCAACCGGCACTCGCACACCTTCCGAACCGTTTCTCACGTTGCTTCGTGTATGACATCAACTTCGAACAAAAGCGGGTTGATTGCATTAGCGTAGACAACACCAGCGTCGGGCCACACGCCTTAGTTAACACATTTGATGTTCAGTACGACAAACTAGTGTTGGCGCATGGTGCACAGCCAAACACGTTTAATGTTCCCGGCGCTGTGGAGAGGGCGTGTTTCCTTCGGGAGGTAAATGAAGCACGTACCATCCGCAAACGACTTGTGCAGAATATCATGACGGCGAATTTGCCCGTAACAAGTGTCGAGGAGAAGAAACGCCTTCTGCACACCGTAGTTGTGGGAGGTGGGCCCACGGGCGTTGAATTCTCCGCAGATTTGGCCGAGTTCCTGCGCGACGACGTGAAGAACATCAACCCCGAGCTCGTTCAATTCTGCAAAGTGACAGTACTTGAGGCCGGAGAGGTTTTCAGTACATTTGATTTACGCGTGAGGGAATGGGGCAAGCGGCGGTTAGATGCCCTCGGCGTGCGAATCGTGAAGGGTAATGTTGTGGCTGTGCAAGAGAAGGAGGTGATCACAAAGAGTGGTGAAGTGTTCTCTACCGGCTTGGTGGTGTGGAGCACAGGTGTCGGACCCTCACCACTAACAAAAGAATTAAAGGTGGACCGAACGCGACAGGGGCGTATTTCCGTCGATGAGCATTTACGGGTACTGCGCGACGGCGTCCCAATTCCCGATGTGTATGCAATTGGGGACTGTGCAACCAATGAAAGCAACCCGCTACCTACTTTAGCTGCTGTCGCTTCTCGTCAAGGCGTGTATctggcaaaaaaaatcaacgcGGAATTAGCTGGTAAGCCATTCGCCACGCCGTTCAAATATGAGAGCCTCGGAAGCATGGTGAGTCTTGGTACTTCCAGCGCTGTTGTGGAATTAAATGGGCCACGCAAACTTGATTTTGTTGGGCTTAAGGCACTCTTCTTCTGGCGTAGTGCATACCTCAGCATTGTGGGTTCGTGGCGTAATAGGCTTTATGTCATTGTCAACTGGCTTGGAAGCGCAATTTTTGGCCGGGATTTGACACTCATTAACGACTACAATGACGAGCGGACGTGGCTCTCTCTGGCGTCAGAGGGGGCGGCGCGCGAGAAAGTGAGCAGAATGAACAAAGTTAAAACCGATGGCGACGGCAGTAatggaaatgaaacaacagcCCGTTCAAAGGTGGACTTACCCGCGACAAAGAAACAGAACGAGTAG
- a CDS encoding selenophosphate synthetase, putative, with amino-acid sequence MSEKEGKVIPETNGMKRPRFDPVKLGLPEEFTLTDYTRLKGCSCKVPQPELLALLQSVSTTPGRRDVGMDCSIVKLQHKDETGKPLYMVSTTDFFFPSVEDPYLQGQIGAANVLSDLYSTGIDRCDTVLMLLAASTDMDKTEREVCTQEMMKGFVDHVRLAGSDVTGGQTVMNPWPLIGGIATSVVAESQMIRPTGLQPGDILVLTKPLGCQIAVNLKQWLRRPSPIFEEQIQGKMDSEEIEELYNAAADGMKRLNRMAAALMHSHGAHGATDVTGFGILGHAKNLGSAQKADVCLVLDSLPMYRGAVKASKLMGDKYRLFEGYAAETSGGLLVAFGTREEAEGYIRELYETDGEPAWVVGRVVRREGSAPYALLQKDYKIIEVGAKVNDKII; translated from the coding sequence AtgtcagagaaggaaggaaaagtaatACCCGAAACAAATGGCATGAAGAGACCCCGATTTGATCCAGTGAAGCTTGGTCTACCGGAAGAGTTTACCTTAACTGACTACACACGGCTTAAGGGTTGCAGTTGCAAGGTGCCACAACCAGAACTTCTAGCACTTCTGCAAAGTGTTTCCACTACACCCGGACGGAGGGATGTTGGAATGGATTGCAGCATTGTGAAACTGCAGCACAAGGATGAGACCGGGAAACCGCTGTATATGGTATCGACAACcgatttctttttccccagTGTTGAAGACCCCTACTTACAAGGCCAAATTGGGGCGGCGAATGTTCTGTCTGATCTATACAGCACAGGAATCGACCGCTGCGATACCGTTTTGATGTTACTAGCTGCCAGTACCGACATGGATAAGACGGAGCGTGAGGTGTGCACGCAGGAAATGATGAAGGGATTTGTGGATCACGTAAGGCTAGCGGGATCTGATGTTACAGGTGGGCAAACTGTGATGAATCCGTGGCCCCTCATTGGTGGCATTGCGACGAGCGTTGTTGCAGAGTCTCAAATGATCCGTCCAACAGGGCTGCAACCCGGTGATATTTTAGTTTTGACGAAACCTTTAGGATGCCAAATCGCTGTTAATCTTAAGCAGTGGCTGCGCCGCCCGTCTCCGATCTTTGAAGAGCAGATTCAAGGAAAGATGGACTCGGAGGAGATTGAAGAACTATATAACGCTGCTGCAGATGGGATGAAGCGTCTTAACCGCATGGCGGCAGCGCTGATGCATTCGCACGGTGCCCATGGTGCAACAGATGTGACAGGTTTCGGTATTCTTGGCCACGCGAAAAACCTTGGAAGTGCACAGAAGGCTGATGTGTGTTTAGTACTTGATTCCCTTCCAATGTACAGGGGGGCCGTGAAGGCGTCGAAGCTCATGGGGGACAAATATCGCTTATTTGAGGGTTATGCAGCTGAGACCAGTGGAGGGTTACTTGTGGCGTTCGgaacgagggaagaagcgGAGGGATATATCCGTGAACTGTACGAAACTGATGGGGAGCCGGCGTGGGTGGTTGGCCGAGTGGTGCGTAGAGAGGGGAGTGCCCCGTACGCGCTACTACAGAAAGACTATAAAATTATTGAGGTGGGAGCGAAGGTAAATGATAAGATTATTTAA
- a CDS encoding branch point binding protein, putative, with the protein MGENRRPSRWSSERYTNLFVPNYIPPELMLYDEGQFLRAFLLRVLSIDLNRLIETKRCGDYFINIPLVPEYNSEGQRTNTPDELVAEKRLKVMDELTNLLRQHSELELNAKTQKEVVRKRYFTQEEMDNGAYGAILGARGMVHQELERLTKCKIVLAGRGITNALKDTSANAARVALEDPHARITAPNEQALQHAMERIEWILSDDPEALEFRENNRKRMAQIEGRYDPRTWVSLAERNAKNPRRMGEKREREEEAKEELDADLQEFLDEL; encoded by the coding sequence ATGGGGGAGAACCGTCGACCCTCGCGTTGGAGCTCGGAGCGCTACACAAACCTTTTTGTTCCTAATTACATCCCTCCTGAACTGATGTTGTATGACGAGGGTCAGTTTCTTCGAGCCTTTCTTCTTCGTGTCCTTTCCATCGACCTGAATCGCCTCATCGAAACGAAGCGGTGCGGTGACTATTTCATTAATATTCCTTTGGTACCAGAGTACAACAGCGAAGGGCAGCGCACGAACACGCCGGATGAGCTCGTTGCTGAAAAGCGGTTGAAGGTGATGGATGAACTGACAAACCTCCTGCGCCAGCACTCGGAACTTGAACTTAATGCAAAAACCCAAAAGGAAGTCGTGCGCAAACGTTACTTCACACAGGAGGAAATGGACAATGGTGCATATGGTGCTATTTTGGGTGCCCGCGGTATGGTTCATCAGGAGTTGGAGCGGCTGACCAAATGCAAGATTGTACTGGCTGGCCGTGGTATCACAAACGCACTGAAGGATACCAGTGCTAACGCTGCCCGTGTTGCTCTCGAGGATCCCCATGCCCGTATCACAGCTCCAAATGAGCAGGCGCTTCAGCACGCGATGGAGCGCATTGAGTGGATTCTTTCTGATGATCCTGAGGCACTAGAGTTCCGTGAGAACAACAGAAAACGCATGGCGCAGATTGAAGGGCGCTATGACCCGCGCACTTGGGTTTCTCTAGCAGAAAGGAACGCAAAGAACCCACGGCGTATGGGGGAAAAACGGGagcgggaggaggaggcaaagGAAGAACTCGATGCGGATTTGCAGGAGTTTCTGGACGAGTTGTAG
- a CDS encoding expression site-associated gene ESAG protein, translating to MLRRIKGISTRKKGGRLYLIVIALLIVVGVMATMDIRSSHTETGHGLRKENFHSSYAPRISYVVVQNRPSPGWCRMLLSSILTNVSVVTLGMGGWYGNVRRWTWIYNYVWRGEARESDVIVIFDGGDTFFTETHLREDAMKYFLATTPSTPEKFNETEIIQGAMTPPMLFTAEVYCAMPDIDIMVKHPRNTPPGKCRRFYERAFEASTRTGTRAILRMNESGRSYLNGGGVIARVWALREALEAFFRLKKQWFIWRCDQTMWAFVFLWSVTRPSNVKPKLFLRRGIMSLDYETRYFHYPYGKVIKRGAILHFAGSSNVWKETIPRYLSEMSWFKALKNSFTEREAYRRLLETTSVEIHSARGAFRYVKLGTVCPISNVSNPNWLSGELRK from the coding sequence ATGTTGAGGAGGATCAAGGGTATTTCAACTcgtaaaaagggagggagatTATATTTAATAGTGATTGCGCTGCTGATAGTGGTCGGGGTTATGGCGACAATGGATATAAGAAGTAGTCATACGGAAACCGGTCACGGgttgagaaaagaaaatttccACAGTAGTTATGCACCAAGGATTAGTTATGTTGTGGTGCAAAACAGACCCTCCCCAGGGTGGTGTAGAATGCTCTTAAGCTCTATACTCACCAATGTGTCGGTGGTTACGTTGGGTATGGGAGGATGGTATGGTAACGTAAGAAGATGGACCTGGATATATAATTATGTATGGCGGGGAGAAGCGCGTGAGAGCGATGTGATTGTGATATTCGATGGGGGAGACACTTTTTTCACAGAAACACATTTAAGAGAAGATGCCATGAAGTATTTTCTGGCAACAACGCCTAGCACGCCTGAAAAGTTCAATGAAACAGAAATCATACAGGGAGCTATGACACCTCCAATGCTCTTCACGGCAGAGGTGTATTGCGCTATGCCAGATATTGATATAATGGTAAAGCATCCAAGGAATACACCGCCTGGGAAGTGCAGGAGGTTCTACGAGCGAGCATTTGAGGCGTCCACCCGAACAGGGACAAGGGCGATTCTGAGGATGAATGAATCCGGCAGGTCGTATCTCAATGGCGGAGGAGTAATTGCAAGAGTGTGGGCTCTGAGAGAGGCTCTGGAGGCATTCTTCCGCTTAAAAAAGCAGTGGTTTATATGGCGTTGTGATCAAACTATGTGGgcatttgtgtttttgtggagTGTAACTAGACCAAGTAACGTGAAACCGAAGTTGTTTCTGAGAAGGGGAATTATGAGCCTTGACTACGAAACTCGGTATTTTCATTATCCTTATGGAAAGGTGATCAAAAGGGGTGCCATACTACATTTTGCGGGGTCGAGTAACGTGTGGAAGGAGACAATACCCAGGTACCTCAGCGAGATGAGTTGGTTCAAAGCTCTAAAAAATTCTTTCACAGAACGAGAGGCTTACAGGCGGCTGCTAGAAACAACTTCCGTTGAAATACACTCTGCAAGGGGTGCCTTTAGGTATGTAAAGCTCGGTACTGTGTGCCCCATCTCTAACGTTTCAAACCCAAATTGGTTATCTGGGGAGTTGAGAAAGTAA
- a CDS encoding ATP-dependent chaperone, putative, producing MRRCVAYVQLKVGKITPSLWCVTIHHTRRSVALPDPHSILTSPAGLFALMSGRGSTSYDNTSCPKGVKMSGGRRRRRTEHGNGDGDGDKSSAGKGAFFNRDALSLAVLILLLAVTWEALVSQKHIFINKLKEWVFLTLEVRSSREEYAMIMDWMGQQPQGKRARNISLMPISVMKESSNENENEAMRGCSEDECSSCGFVPGFGSHYMKFEGTRLWITRSIDTTKQYRSSPHMDREDEVLRLVFFTRDRDVARRFMEKVRLSWEERSRDTVRVYLPGGWGNRWEFLSRRLRRPLSTLHLPESTTTIVDDAKFFLSSRDLYMSLGVPWRRGYLFEGAPGTGKTSFILALASELSLPVYLLSLQSKELDDSTLIKLVNSVPPRSLLVVEDLEAAIKSQVVRGEDISSANVVFNTEVGGGRDSGVSLSALLNAIDGIASSEGRILVITTNETMRLPAPQALLRPGRIDRRVCFGPLDATIMQEMQHSFLHLVKPFCADREGSRVTLEDCGVGALGTTPAELQNQFLAAIYRKCRR from the coding sequence ATGAGGCGGTGTGTAGCTTATGTCCAGTTGAAAGTGGGTAAGATCACACCGTCGTTGTGGTGTGTTACAATACATCACACTCGACGCTCAGTAGCACTTCCAGACCCACACTCAATTCTCACATCACCCGCAGGGCTTTTTGCTCTCATGAgcggaagaggaagcacttCGTACGACAATACAAGCTGTCCGAAAGGCGTAAAGATGTCGGGGGgccgaagaagaagaagaacagaACACGGTAATGGAGACGGAGATGGGGATAAGTCCTCCGCAGGGAAGGGTGCTTTCTTTAACCGGGATGCTCTGTCCCTGGCGGTTCTCATTCTTCTGTTGGCCGTCACTTGGGAAGCCCTCGTTTCCCAAAAGCACATCTTCATCAACAAGCTAAAAGAGTGGGTATTCCTTACTCTCGAAGTGCGCTCCTCCCGTGAGGAGTACGCAATGATCATGGATTGGATGGGGCAACAACCTCAGGGTAAAAGGGCACGCAACATATCGTTGATGCCTATTTCGGTTATGAAGGAATCATCTAATGAAAACGAGAATGAAGCCATGAGAGGCTGCAGCGAGGATGAGTGCAGCAGTTGTGGCTTCGTGCCGGGTTTTGGTAGCCACTACATGAAATTTGAAGGTACCCGTCTGTGGATCACCCGCTCCATCGACACTACCAAGCAGTACCGTTCATCACCTCACATGGACAGGGAGGACGAAGTGTTGCGGTTAGTATTTTTTACTCGTGACCGTGATGTTGCCCGCAGGTTCATGGAGAAGGTACGTTTGTCGTGGGAGGAGCGGTCGAGAGATACGGTTCGCGTGTACCTTCCCGGTGGTTGGGGAAACCGTTGGGAGTTTCTTTCGCGGCGGCTGAGGCGGCCGCTCTCCACATTGCATTTGCCGGAAAGCACAACTACCATTGTTGATGATGCGAAATTCTTTTTGTCCTCTAGGGATCTGTACATGTCACTGGGCGTTCCCTGGCGCAGGGGATACCTCTTTGAAGGGGCTCCTGGGACGGGGAAGACAAGTTTTATCCTTGCCTTAGCGAGTgaactttcccttcccgtCTATCTCCTGTCATTGCAGTCGAAGGAACTTGATGATTCTACGCTTATAAAGTTGGTCAACTCCGTTCCACCCAGAAGTTTGCTTGTCGTAGAGGATTTGGAAGCGGCCATCAAGTCGCAAGTGGTTAGAGGCGAAGACATCTCCTCCGCGAATGTTGTTTTCAATACAGAGGTAGGCGGGGGCAGGGACTCTGGTGTTTCGTTGAGTGCCTTGCTGAACGCCATTGACGGGATCGCGAGCAGTGAGGGAAGGATTTTGGTTATAACGACGAATGAAACAATGCGCCTCCCGGCACCTCAGGCACTTCTAAGGCCCGGGAGGATCGACCGGCGAGTCTGCTTCGGTCCTTTAGACGCCACCATCATGCAGGAGATGCAGCATTCCTTCCTGCATTTGGTTAAACCATTCTGTGCTGATCGCGAAGGTAGTCGCGTAACACTTGAGGATTGCGGTGTCGGCGCTTTGGGAACAACCCCGGCAGAACTGCAGAATCAATTTCTTGCCGCTATTTACAGAAAATGTCGTCGATGA
- a CDS encoding expression site-associated gene ESAG protein, translating to MLRRIKGISTRKKGGRLYLIVIALLIVVGVMATMDIRSSHTETGHGLRKENFHSSYAPRISYVVVQNRPSPGWCRMLLSSILTNVSVLTLGVEGKYGHVRRWTWIYNYVWRGEARESDVIVIFDGGDTFFTETHLREDAMKYFLATTPSTPEKFNETEIIQGAMTPPMLFTAEVYCAMPQIDIMVKHPRNTPPGKCRRFYERAFEASTRTGTRAILRANESGRSYLNGGGVIARVWALREALEAFFRLKKQSFFWGCDQTMWAFVFLWSVTRPSNVKPKLFLRRGIMSLDYETRYFHYPYGKVIKRGAILHFAGSSNVWKETIPRYLSEMSWFKALKNSFTEREAYRRLLETTSVEIHSARGAFRYVKLGTVCPISNVSNPNWLSGELRK from the coding sequence ATGTTGAGGAGGATCAAGGGTATTTCAACTcgtaaaaagggagggagatTATATTTAATAGTGATTGCGCTGCTGATAGTGGTCGGGGTTATGGCGACAATGGATATAAGAAGTAGTCATACGGAAACCGGTCACGGgttgagaaaagaaaatttccACAGTAGTTATGCACCAAGGATTAGTTATGTTGTGGTGCAAAACAGACCCTCCCCAGGGTGGTGTAGAATGCTCTTAAGCTCTATACTCACCAATGTGTCGGTGCTTACGTTGGGTGTGGAGGGTAAGTACGGGCATGTAAGAAGATGGACCTGGATATATAATTATGTATGGCGGGGAGAAGCGCGTGAGAGCGATGTGATTGTGATATTCGATGGGGGAGACACTTTTTTCACAGAAACACATTTAAGAGAAGATGCCATGAAGTATTTTCTGGCAACAACGCCTAGCACGCCTGAAAAGTTCAATGAAACAGAAATCATACAGGGAGCTATGACACCTCCAATGCTCTTCACGGCAGAGGTGTATTGCGCTATGCCACAGATTGATATAATGGTAAAGCATCCAAGGAATACACCGCCTGGGAAGTGCAGGAGGTTCTACGAGCGAGCATTTGAGGCGTCCACCCGAACAGGGACAAGGGCGATTCTGAGGGCAAATGAATCTGGAAGGTCGTATCTCAATGGCGGAGGAGTAATTGCAAGAGTATGGGCTCTGAGAGAGGCTCTGGAGGCATTCTTCCgcttaaaaaagcaaagttttttttggggCTGTGATCAAACTATGTGGgcatttgtgtttttgtggagTGTAACTAGACCAAGTAACGTGAAACCGAAGTTGTTTCTGAGAAGGGGAATTATGAGCCTTGACTACGAAACTCGGTATTTTCATTATCCTTATGGAAAGGTGATCAAAAGGGGTGCCATACTACATTTTGCGGGGTCGAGTAACGTGTGGAAGGAGACAATACCCAGGTACCTCAGCGAGATGAGTTGGTTCAAAGCTCTAAAAAATTCTTTCACAGAACGAGAGGCTTACAGGCGGCTGCTAGAAACAACTTCCGTTGAAATACACTCTGCAAGGGGTGCCTTTAGGTATGTAAAGCTCGGTACTGTGTGCCCCATCTCTAACGTTTCAAACCCAAATTGGTTATCTGGGGAGTTGAGAAAGTAA